One genomic window of Camelina sativa cultivar DH55 chromosome 5, Cs, whole genome shotgun sequence includes the following:
- the LOC104784703 gene encoding desiccation-related protein At2g46140: MASADEKVVEEKASVISGLLDKAKGFFAEKLANIPTPEATVDDVDFKGVTRAGVDYHAKVSVKNPYSQSIPICQISYILKSATRTIASGTIPDPGSLVGSGTTILDVPVKVAYSIAVSLMKDMCTDWDIDYQLDIGLTFDIPVVGDITIPISTQGEIKLPSLRDFF; this comes from the exons atggcatcAGCGGATGAAAAGGTGGTGGAAGAGAAGGCGTCGGTGATTTCAGGCTTGTTAGATAAAGCGAAAGGTTTCTTTGCGGAGAAGCTAGCGAATATTCCGACGCCTGAAGCCACCGTGGACGACGTTGATTTCAAAGGCGTGACACGTGCAGGAGTTGATTATCACGCCAAGGTCTCCGTCAAGAATCCTTACTCTCAATCCATCCCTATTTGCCAGATCTCTTACATCCTCAAGAGTGCCACAAG GACGATCGCGTCGGGGACAATACCGGACCCGGGTTCTTTGGTTGGGAGCGGCACAACGATTCTGGACGTACCGGTTAAGGTGGCTTATAGCATAGCGGTTAGTCTGATGAAGGACATGTGTACGGACTGGGACATTGACTATCAACTCGACATTGGACTAACCTTCGACATTCCTGTTGTTGGTGACATCACCATTCCTATCTCTACTCAGGGTGAGATTAAGCTACCTTCCCTTCGCGACTTCTTCTAA
- the LOC104784704 gene encoding 3-methyl-2-oxobutanoate hydroxymethyltransferase 1, mitochondrial, with the protein MASSLTRNCSRFSKAISVRFMSNLPEDTVYGGPKPQNPNQRVTLTHLRQKHRKGEPITMVTAYDYPSAVHLDSAGIDVCLVGDSASMVVHGHDTTLPISLDEMLVHCRAVARGAKRPLLVGDLPFGTYESSTSQAVDTAVRVLKEGGMDAIKLEGGSASRITAARAIVEAGIAVIGHVGLTPQAISVLGGFRPQGRNIASAVKVVETAMALQEAGCFSVVLECVPPPVAAAATSALKIPTIGIGAGPFCSGQVLVYHDLLGMMQHPHHAKVTPKFCKQYAKVGEVINKALMEYKEEVSKKVFPGPSHSPYKITTSELDGFLTELQKLGFDKAASAAASAAENMEPSK; encoded by the exons ATGGCTTCCTCACTCACTAGGAATTGCTCACGCTTCTCCAAAGCCATATCCGTCCGTTTCATGAGTAACCTACCGGAAGACACCGTCTACGGAGGACCAAAGCCacaaaacccaaaccaaagaGTGACACTAACACATCTCAGACAAAAACACCGGAAAGGAGAGCCCATCACCATGGTAACTGCCTACGATTACCCATCCGCCGTTCACTTAGACTCAGCTGGCATCGACGTTTGTCTTGTCGGTGACTCTGCTTCCATGGTTGTTCACGGTCACGACACAACACTTCCTATCTCCTTGGACGAGATGCTTGTCCATTGTCGTGCCGTTGCTCGTGGCGCTAAACGTCCTCTTCTAGTTGGTGACTTACCATTTGGTACCTACGAGTCTAGCACCAGTCAG GCAGTTGATACTGCAGTTAGAGTTTTAAAGGAAGGAGGAATGGATGCAATTAAGCTTGAAGGAGGATCAGCTTCTAGGATCACTGCTGCAAGAGCTATAGTTGAAGCAGGAATTGCGGTTATTGGCCATGTGGGTCTAACTCCTCAGGCTATCAGCGTTCTTGGTGGTTTCAGACCACAAGGTAGAAACATAGCTAGTGCTGTTAAGGTTGTTGAGACTGCCATGGCTTTACAAGAAGCTGGATGTTTTTCTGTTGTTTTGGAATGTGTTCCACCTCCCGTGGCTGCTGCTGCAACCTCTGCCCTTAAGATACCAACCATTGGCATTGGGGCTGGACCTTTCTGCAGTGGACAG GTGTTAGTCTACCATGACCTTCTTGGTATGATGCAGCATCCACATCATGCTAAG GTTACTCCAAAGTTTTGCAAGCAGTATGCTAAAGTAGGAGAAGTGATTAACAAAGCCTTAATGGAATACAAAGAAGAAGTCTCTAAAAAAGTGTTTCCAGGTCCTTCTCACAGTCCTTACAAGATCACAACAAGCGAGCTCGATGGGTTCCTAACCGAGTTGCAGAAGCTTGGCTTTGACAAGGCTGCTTCTGCAGCAGCTTCAGCCGCTGAGAACATGGAGCCTTCAAAGTGA
- the LOC104784706 gene encoding uncharacterized protein LOC104784706, protein MVASLSFHSIATVNHIYSGDAGRSISRRNHQYRATGVSCRGQNEPQTSKGPEPENVLLKIAWYGSELLGIAASVFRSPETSPTSVTGFEVPVDCSGRAVRVAVVDSIKQDFKRSYFVTGNLTPEVYEEKCEFADPAGSFKGLSRFKRNCTNFGSLIEKSNMKLMKWENFEDKGVGHWKFSCVMAFPWKPILSATGYTEYYFDTESGKICRHVENWNVPKIALFKQLLRPSRGLMGN, encoded by the exons ATGGTAGCTTCTCTTTCCTTTCATTCCATCGCCACCGTCAATCATATCTACTCCGGCGATGCTGGCCGTTCAATCTCCCGGCGTAACCACCAATACAGAGCAACTGGAGTGAGTTGCAGAGGACAGAATGAGCCACAGACAAGTAAAGGACCCGAGCCGGAGAATGTTCTACTCAAAATCGCTTGGTATGGATCTGAGCTACTCGGAATCGCTGCTTCGGTATTCCGATCTCCGGAGACTTCTCCTACGAGTGTGACGGGGTTTGAGGTTCCGGTTGATTGTTCGGGACGAGCCGTTCGTGTAGCTGTAGTGGATTCGATTAAACAAGACTTCAAACGATCGTACTTCGTCACAG GGAACTTGACGCCGGAGGTTTATGAGGAGAAGTGCGAATTCGCCGATCCGGCTGGTTCCTTCAAGGGTCTTTCTCGTTTTAAAAGGAATTGCACTAATTTCGGAAGCCTAATCGAGAAATCGAATATGAAGCTCATGAAATGGGAGAATTTTGAG GATAAAGGAGTTGGACATTGGAAGTTTAGCTGTGTCATGGCATTTCCATGGAAACCAATTCTGTCAG CAACTGGTTACACGGAGTATTATTTCGACACAGAATCCGGGAAAATTTGCAG GCATGTGGAGAATTGGAATGTCCCTAAGATTGCTCTGTTCAAGCAACTTCTGAGACCCAGCCGTGGATTAATGGGAAACTAG
- the LOC104784705 gene encoding sphingoid long-chain bases kinase 2, mitochondrial-like: MLLLSSCCISVCPFTANQQPSFLRTPQRITSGLSSDRMILRAVGAAAVSSSTLRDLVFVVNPQGANGRTAKEWKKLLPYLRSRLGKDCNVCESLTTGPSHAIDITREAIRDGADAVIAVGGDGTLHEVVNGFFWEGKPVSSFNSEASHSTALGLIPLGTGSDFARTFGWNNDPCEAVDRIAKGMRSRVDVGVIDSKEGRDLHYFINVADVHLSAKAGFYASKYKKFGNLCYVIGALQAFMGHDNQDMRIRVNGGEWELYPQVTALCVGNAKYFGGGMKITPNAVPGNGNFEVVVLQDFKWYDFVLNLHKLYNGTHLSLNNVSSRSVQSIEVEEISGSGSIYVQSDGEYLGFLPRKFRILPGAIDIIS, from the exons ATGCTATTATTATCCAGTTGCTGCATTTCAGTTTGCCCTTTCACGGCGAATCAACAACCTTCGTTCCTTAGGACGCCGCAACGTATTACCTCCGGTCTCTCCTCTGATCGTATGATCCTTCGCGCTGTTGGTGCCGCCGCCGTCTCCTCCTCCACTCTCCGTGATCTCGTTTTCGTTGTAAACCCTCAAG GTGCTAATGGTAGAACAGCTAAAGAATGGAAGAAGTTGCTTCCTTACCTTCGTTCTCGTCTTGGTAAAGACTGTAAT GTATGCGAGTCGTTAACAACGGGTCCTTCTCATGCCATTGACATTACAAGAGAG GCTATTAGGGATGGGGCAGATGCTGTTATTGCGGTTGGAGGTGATGGAACATTGCATGAG GTTGTTAATGGTTTCTTTTGGGAGGGAAAACCTGTCAGTAGTTTCAACAGCGAAGCTAGTCATTCTACTGCACTTGGT CTGATTCCCTTAGGTACTGGCTCAGATTTTGCTAGAACATTTGGTTG GAACAATGATCCTTGTGAAGCTGTTGACCGCATTGCTAAAG GGATGCGATCACGGGTTGATGTCGGTGTTATCGACAGCAAGGAAGGAAGGGATTTGCATTACTTCATAAACGTTGCTGATGTTCATTT GAGCGCAAAGGCAGGTTTTTACGCTTCAAAGTACAAGAAATTTGGAAACTTGTGCTACGTTATCGGTGCTCTACAAGCTTTTATGGGGCATGATAACCAAGATATGAGAATCAGG GTCAATGGAGGTGAATGGGAATTATATCCCCAGGTCACTGCTCTCTGCGTTGGGAACGCTAAATACTTTGGTGGTGGAATGAAAATCACACCCAACGCTGTCCCTGGAAATGGAAATTTTGAG GTTGTGGTTCTGCAAGACTTCAAATGGTATGATTTCGTACTTAATCTTCATAAGCTATACAACGGGACGCATCTCTCGCTTAACAATGTGTCTTCAAGAAG tgtacaAAGTATCGAAGTTGAAGAGATTTCCGGCAGCGGAAGTATCTATGTTCAGTCAGATGGAGAGTATCTTGGGTTTCTACCTAGAAAGTTTCGGATTTTACCCGGTGCCATCGACATAATTAGCTGA
- the LOC104784707 gene encoding protein BPS1, chloroplastic-like yields MSSPQDPPRRFFPFGNPFRMLSPKGSDLSPWLLSLLSDFELLLEERLKKLMPKNKEDILTLSWMKLAMDSLCETHNNINTLITELQLPVSDWEEKWVDVYLNISVKLLDLCNAFSSELTRLNQGDLFLKCVLHNLQSDSGEKYLQARSSLDSWRQHVKANNPRIENCRAVLDSLVKSLSLPKVKNSPKGKVLMRAFYGVKVQTVYICSVFTAAWSDSTKDLFDLPVSEKPSWEKVFTEMQSVVNDEIRHMLSSGRTTILKELESVDASVEKLYPMIQDGVDPVEDECFRDYVTELGTQAEKLSQGLDQLLEEVDSFFKLTLSGRDVLLCNLRSSDSISGNADGEDVD; encoded by the coding sequence ATGAGCAGTCCACAAGATCCACCACGACGTTTTTTCCCATTTGGAAATCCCTTCCGGATGTTATCACCAAAGGGCTCAGATTTATCACCATGGCTACTTTCTCTATTGAGCGACTTTGAGCTACTTTTGGAAGAGAGACTGAAGAAATTGATGCCTAAGAACAAAGAGGACATCCTCACTTTATCCTGGATGAAGCTAGCTATGGACTCACTCTGCGAGACTCATAACAACATAAACACTCTCATCACTGAGCTCCAGCTTCCTGTCTCTGATTGGGAAGAGAAATGGGTTGATGTTTACCTTAACATCAGTGTAAAGCTGCTAGATCTCTGCAATGCCTTCAGCTCAGAGCTCACACGTCTCAACCAGGGAGATCTCTTCCTCAAGTGTGTTCTGCACAATTTACAATCGGATTCCGGAGAGAAATATCTTCAGGCTCGTTCTTCTCTTGATAGCTGGAGGCAACATGTTAAAGCAAACAACCCTAGAATTGAAAACTGCCGTGCAGTTCTTGACAGTCTTGTTAAATCTCTGAGTCTGCCTAAAGTCAAGAACTCGCCTAAAGGAAAAGTTCTTATGCGAGCTTTTTATGGTGTGAAGGTTCAAACGGTTTATATCTGCAGTGTATTTACCGCGGCCTGGTCTGACTCCACTAAGGATCTTTTTGATTTACCTGTCTCTGAAAAGCCTTCGTGGGAAAAGGTCTTTACCGAAATGCAGAGTGTTGTAAATGATGAGATCAGACACATGTTATCTTCTGGAAGAACCACGATTCTCAAAGAGCTGGAGAGCGTTGATGCTAGTGTCGAGAAGCTATACCCGATGATCCAAGATGGTGTTGATCCTGTTGAAGATGAATGCTTCAGAGATTACGTTACGGAATTGGGGACACAAGCTGAGAAATTGTCTCAAGGGTTGGATCAGTTACTGGAGGAAGTTGATAGTTTCTTTAAACTGACTTTGAGCGGGCGTGATGTGTTGCTCTGTAATCTTAGGTCTAGTGACTCAATCTCTGGCAATGCAGATGGAGAAGATGTAGACTAA